The nucleotide sequence CGTTTAATTTGAAAATTAAGGAATCTTCTCCTGAGCACCAAAAAAAGAAATCAGAACTTTCCGTCCGATACAGCTACATGTCTTTAATATTCCCAAACAGCTGTCACCTCATGTCATCGGACAGAAGCAACCGCCATTAAATTTTAACCATTATCCCTAATTCTATACTTCGACGTCCCTGCCTGTAGTTGATCATTCTTTTTTATACTGAAATCGAGAACCTCAAAATCTGTAATTGGATGAAGCTATGATCGAGAGAAAGATCGTTTTGCACTTTATTCAACCAATAGTCAGTTTATACATAAATTAACTGACACCTGTAGTTAGTTTAACAAGTAAAACAACTTTACCCAGAGTAATTTTCCAAAAATGACAACTGAGCTGCTGGAACAGTCCAGCAGCTCAGTGTTTGCATAACCACATTATTCATCCTGTAGTTTTGAACCAGTTTTTGTGAGAATCACACTTGAATTAAGGGAAAAATGGATCATTTCGGATAGAATTAGTAGACGTCGGCACAGAGGTCCGGTACACAGGCTGGGCTACGGGACGATAGGCAGGGTATTGCTGCATATTATTCAGACCTGTTCCACGATACCCACTGTAACTCTGCGTAGGATAACGGTATTGAGTCAAGTTACAGTTTCCTCCAGGGCAGCTAACATTATTGTAACCAGTCCCACAGTTACCACCGGGACATGCCATTCCTGTCCCGCAGTTACCAGAAGCGCAAGGACTACTGTAACTGGAGTAATTACTGGTGGGATAACAGACCCCATTCACACAATTCGTACTGCCATAAGAGGCCTGGCCGTAATAGGGGCGATAGGTTTGCTGTGCAGTCCGGTAACTGACCGGTTGTGTTAATGCACGAAATGGCGAGGTAATCACGTCAACCACACCACCGGGACGAGGTTGAAAAAAAGCAGTCTGAGTTTCAGCGGCCTGAGAATCGCCAGACAGCATCACAACTGCCGCGGTACAAATTGCCAAAGCTGTAAGTAAACGTTTCATTGAGATTTCTCCACTTTTGAAAAGACAAGTTTCTGTTATCATTTAAACCACATCGTGGTATTCAGAAACTTATGCACTCGCCGTGCCAAAACAACCCCCAAAACAGAACTTACCTCACTTATCACGTTACAATAATACAACTTACAAAAACCGCGTCACAAGTACCAGAATCATATCCGCAACACAATCCATCAACTTTTGTAACAATTACGACATCATTTCTACAAACACACCTCACTTTGAGACACATTCAATAACACAGGTTAAATATCCGGAGAATCTATACGGATCAGCTAATCTGAAACAGCGTTTACATGGATTCTGACCGCTCCATTCTGTCATCATATTGATTGGTCTCTTTTTTCTGCGACCAGGCTGGTCCGGTTATTCTGAATAGACGCTCTTGCCGATATCCAATATAAACCTTCGCCCCAGCTGACGTTTTCATTGGGATGTATTTCGCACCCATCCCCATTTCCAGTGATGAGAACCATGAATCGGTATATCAAAAAAGTAGACCAGTTTGCAGCAGCCCCCATGTTCTGCTGCTCCATTCTGTTTCTTGTATTTTTTGCAGGCACGCTACATCTCATTAATCTGGAATCACCGGGAATCGCATTGAATATCTGCAACTGGTGCCTGTTCCTGCTATACCCCTGCTTTGTCGTTGAAGCGGTCACGCATATTGCACTGGGAAGTCCCCGCTGGAAATTTAACCTGCTCTATTGCCTGGCGCCCCCTCTCAGAATTTGCGCACGAGATCAAATGACAGGGCGGGCCATCTGGTTTCCCCTTCTGGCGTGGCGAGAAGTGAATCAGGCATTTCTGGAACGGGTGAGAAAATCCTTTTCCGTCCCGATGCTGGTGATAGCCTTGCTCGTGCTACCTCTGTTTGCTGTGGAGAATTACTGGCAGAAGCAGATTGAAGCCAGCCCCCTTCTGGCGGATATCACTGCACTCGCGACCGGGTTCATCTGGTTTGCATTCACTCTCGAATTCATCGTGATGATTTCAATCGAAAAGAAACGTATCGAATACTGCCGCAAACACTGGATCGATCTGGCCGTCATCTGCCTGCCGATGATTGCCTTCCTGCGGGCGTTTCGTATGGCCGGACTTCTGAAGTCGGCACGAATGTTTCGCTTAAAGAGCCTGGTCATGAAGCTCTACCGGGCTGCTCTCATGCTGGATGTCATCAACCGACTCCTGCAACGCAATCCGGAAAAAAGGATCACACGTCTGGAATCCATCCTGCTGGAAAAAGAACGCGAAATCAATGCAATTAAGACTGAAATCGCGATACTGTCAGACAGAATTGCCTCGAATCCCCTGTCCGTGTGCGAGAATACCTGTCAGGATGACACTCCTTCGCAAAAAGCAGCCTGACAGTCATTGCCCCCTCAAATCACGGTGGTGAGTTTATTCATCCCGGTCATAGCGGGGACGACGATCAGACCACTCACCCTGCAGCTTTTTCAGATGCTTATCCAGAAACTTTAAGATATCCACTTCGAGTCCCAAACGCTTTCCAAGCATATCAGTGCCTCGCAACTTGCCTGGATATTCCTTGAAGTACATCCGCTCGCTCGAATCCTGTGAAGAAGACAATTGCGTAAACAGCTTCTTGGCAGCACCACGATCCAGGGAGTCGCTGGCCCCCGTACACACGAAAAAACCCATCCCTAATATTGGGTCCTTGACTTTTACTGCGGCAAGCGCTCCAGAGACTCCAGGCACACTGGTATCAGGCGAAATCAGCACCAGTGCTCTTACCGTCTGGCCTTTAGGAGTTTTAGCTGCCAGCACAGGAGCATCGTCATAGGGAATTTTACTCCAGTCATACAGTGCATAATTCAAGACAATCGGCACACTCATATCAGCAGCAATGATTGCCGTCTTCTGCATGTTTAAGTGTTTTTTCTGATGCTCGTCGTAAAGAAACTTCCAGACAGCTTCCATATCCAGGGCCAACATCCCCCTGTAATCCAGAGCGGTCAGCTTATCCCGGGAATTCCCTTTCTGATTCTGATTGCCTCCTGCATCGGCGGCATTCAACTTACTTTTTCCATGCTTTCGTAAATCCACAGAAACAACTGCATAACCATTTTGCTGCAGGATAGATGCAAACTGCTGATCCCATACCCGTTTGCTTCCCCCTTTACCATGCAGCAATACAACTACCGGGGAATCAGAGGCATTACTGGATTCATAGTAGGTAATCGCAATCGGCCACCCCCCCTGTGCCGTTAATGTCATTTCCTGAGGTTTTGGCGGACCTTTAGTATCAGACTGCGCACAGACCACGCCATTACTCATCAGCGAAATGGAAAGCAACGTGAAGACCGAACAGATCAAATGTGTGTGTTTCATACAATGTAAAAGATTTCGCACGGAACCCCCTCAACGTTGGAATAAATTCTCTGTGGTTGTAAGCTTGTTGATACAATCTGAACTGGATAGGCAATAATTCTGTTGAACTATACTTTTATTCTATGGGTTATTCTCAGTGAGGTCAAATAGTGTCCTCGCTTTTCAAGACCTTTCCTTTCCGGACACGGTATTTCTCAGTACTTTTTCATCACTCTTCAACGCGAGAACAGACCGCCGATGCAGGAGCAGGAAACCAACGAACCCCCATCACGCCCTTTCCTCGGCCTGAAAAGGGATGACCAGTATTTTTTAGGAATCCTGTTCGTCGCAATCCTTGTAGCTGCAATGATTCACTTGATCCAGATGTCACATTGGGGAACAGAAGCGGTTGAAATCGGGCGGTTGCCCCATCTCCCGTACGAGTATCAGGTTGATATCAATCAGGCAACCTGGGTGGAGTTTGCACAACTTGAGGGTATCGGCACTTCACTGGGAAAACGAATTGTGGCCCACCGGGAAGCAAATGGTCCATTCGCTTCCATCAATGACTTGCTGAACGTCAAAGGCATCGGAGAAAAGAAACTGAATGCCAATCGTAAGCATCTGGCTTTGAATTCCTCTTCGAAAACTCCCAGTGACTGAATCTGATTTTGTTCAGGCTTGTACAGCGTCTGAAAGAGGAAGTCCGCTGATTCCCTGTCTAAAAGAGCCGTTTTTCAATATCTTTGCTGCTCCCGTTCTGAAGTCAGTTGATTCCACACCCGAATCACGGTTGAATAGTCATTTCAATCATTTATCCAGATTCAGCCTTTCTGGCTGATCTTGCCCGAAATAGCGTTTCATCTAAAGGGTTTACTTCTTATGGCAGGTTTTGATCATGGCTCCAACGAGCCAGATGAAAAAGAGAGCCTCGAGACCATTTCGCGAAACACGCGACTGGGTCTCAAACTCTTCATGGTTTATCTGGTGTTGTACGGCGGATTTGTTTTTCTGAATACATTCTCGCCTGCCCGGATGGAATTAGTGGTTTTTGCCGGCTTGAACCTGGCCATCGTGTATGGCTTTACCCTGATCATCGCCGCGTTTCTGCTGGCCATGATATATGGCTGGATGTGCCGTAATGAAATTGACTCCCCGACAGCAGAGAACGGGGAGGCAAAATCATGATTTATGAACCCTCTCTGATGGCCGTCTTAATCTTCGGCGCCATCGTTGCCGTGACCCTCGGGCTCAGTTTCTGGCTGGGAGCCAAAGCCAAATCAGCGAAAGGTTATTTCGCTGCCGGCGGTGGCATCCACTGGTTTGTGAATGGGGTGGCCTTCGCAGGAGACTACCTGTCAGCCGCTTCCTTCCTCGGTATCTGTGGCATGATTGCCTTTTATGGATACGATGGGTTTCTGTACTCCATTGGGTACCTGGCAGGCTGGATCGTCGCATTGTTCGTTATTGCAGAACCACTGAAACGCATGGGGCGTTTTACCTTCGCCGATGCGCTCGACAGTAAATTCCAGTCACGAGGTATCAAACTTGCCGCCGCCATCAGTACGCTGGCTGTCAGTATCTTTTACCTGATCCCCCAGATGGTTGGTGCCGGCGCACTGATCACTCCCCTGCTCGGCTTTCCACACTATGTTGGCGTGTTGATGGTCGGAACGATTGTCATCCTGATTGTGGTCACAGCAGGGATGGTCAGTACAACTTATGTGCAGTTTCTCAAAGGCTCTCTGCTCGTCATCTTCAGCACGATTCTCACAGTCCTGATTCTACAGCGTGGACTTTCCACCGAACCGGTCAACGACGGCAAGAGCACACACCAGTTCCAGATCCTCGGGCCTGTTGCAGAGAATGATCTTAAGCAATGGAGATCAGAACTCAAGCTGACCGATCAGGACAAACTGACTTCTCTCGATCAGGGTGCATGGGCAGAAAAAGGATTCCTGCAACTGACACAGGACGGTAAGAACTCTTACTGGAAAATTTCCGAAAATGAAGAACAACAGTATTTTCTTTCCGAAACCCAATACAAACTGACCACTTCCCAGGGTGCGGTCATTATCAATGGATTGCCGCAGGGGACTGGCGAGGGAGAAACTGATTTTTATCCTGTCGGTCGGATCAGCAAACTACCCGGTGACAAAACCGAAACTGGTCCACTGGGACTGACCGGTTTTTTAAGTACCATTCGGGAAAGTGAAATCATTCTCTGGGGTTCTGAATCCATTAAAGAAGAAGACGGTTCAGCGCTGACGATTTATTTCCCTAAACCGACTTCAGGGGAAAAAGTCCTCAGTCCCGGCAACCATCCCAAGTTTGCCGGTATTCGTGGGGATAAATTTTATGAAAAACTCAACTTCCTCT is from Gimesia maris and encodes:
- a CDS encoding alpha/beta hydrolase, with product MRNLLHCMKHTHLICSVFTLLSISLMSNGVVCAQSDTKGPPKPQEMTLTAQGGWPIAITYYESSNASDSPVVVLLHGKGGSKRVWDQQFASILQQNGYAVVSVDLRKHGKSKLNAADAGGNQNQKGNSRDKLTALDYRGMLALDMEAVWKFLYDEHQKKHLNMQKTAIIAADMSVPIVLNYALYDWSKIPYDDAPVLAAKTPKGQTVRALVLISPDTSVPGVSGALAAVKVKDPILGMGFFVCTGASDSLDRGAAKKLFTQLSSSQDSSERMYFKEYPGKLRGTDMLGKRLGLEVDILKFLDKHLKKLQGEWSDRRPRYDRDE
- a CDS encoding sodium/solute symporter, whose translation is MIYEPSLMAVLIFGAIVAVTLGLSFWLGAKAKSAKGYFAAGGGIHWFVNGVAFAGDYLSAASFLGICGMIAFYGYDGFLYSIGYLAGWIVALFVIAEPLKRMGRFTFADALDSKFQSRGIKLAAAISTLAVSIFYLIPQMVGAGALITPLLGFPHYVGVLMVGTIVILIVVTAGMVSTTYVQFLKGSLLVIFSTILTVLILQRGLSTEPVNDGKSTHQFQILGPVAENDLKQWRSELKLTDQDKLTSLDQGAWAEKGFLQLTQDGKNSYWKISENEEQQYFLSETQYKLTTSQGAVIINGLPQGTGEGETDFYPVGRISKLPGDKTETGPLGLTGFLSTIRESEIILWGSESIKEEDGSALTIYFPKPTSGEKVLSPGNHPKFAGIRGDKFYEKLNFLSLMLALFCGTASLPHILIRYYTVKDQASARKSTIVGIGSIGYFYILTLFMGLGAMTSGAMDVTNSNMAAPLLAKSIGDWLFAIISAIAFTTVLGTVSGLIIASSGAVVHDLMSSFLKIEMNDFAKVRIAKIASVVVGVIAIILGILFEKFNVNYLVGWAFSVAASANLPALVMLLFWPKTTKQGITVAIFTGMITSLGWILLSADSYKGIYGWDPETAIVPFSQPGLVTIPLGFIVLIVVSLLTQPKTEESVN
- a CDS encoding DUF485 domain-containing protein, yielding MAGFDHGSNEPDEKESLETISRNTRLGLKLFMVYLVLYGGFVFLNTFSPARMELVVFAGLNLAIVYGFTLIIAAFLLAMIYGWMCRNEIDSPTAENGEAKS
- a CDS encoding ComEA family DNA-binding protein; protein product: MQEQETNEPPSRPFLGLKRDDQYFLGILFVAILVAAMIHLIQMSHWGTEAVEIGRLPHLPYEYQVDINQATWVEFAQLEGIGTSLGKRIVAHREANGPFASINDLLNVKGIGEKKLNANRKHLALNSSSKTPSD